The following proteins come from a genomic window of Pyxidicoccus sp. MSG2:
- a CDS encoding imm11 family protein, whose product MLYYLIYLDTDEDPAFCFLDAPPEGLGIKSYKLGHGKEVGADYPADARIYMADRYKGIQVPDLVGNTCGMLVTSKRVKDAFARVNRGPVEYLPVAIYNHKKRVASPDHFILNPLGTVDCLNQEASDIVYNQDKVVRVRNFVLDPAKLQDAPDLFRVREDSYAYVMSDRVLQELKGIQPRVTNFVFEELDQVPSKASGARSS is encoded by the coding sequence ATGCTCTACTACCTCATCTACCTGGACACCGATGAAGACCCGGCCTTCTGCTTCCTCGATGCTCCCCCCGAGGGACTCGGCATCAAGAGCTACAAGCTGGGGCACGGCAAGGAAGTAGGGGCGGACTACCCGGCGGACGCACGCATCTACATGGCCGACCGGTACAAGGGCATCCAGGTCCCCGACCTGGTCGGCAACACCTGCGGCATGCTGGTGACCAGCAAGCGCGTCAAGGACGCCTTCGCGCGGGTGAACCGGGGGCCCGTGGAGTACCTCCCCGTGGCCATCTACAACCACAAGAAGCGCGTCGCCTCCCCGGACCACTTCATCCTCAACCCGCTGGGCACGGTGGACTGCCTGAACCAGGAGGCCTCGGACATCGTGTACAACCAGGACAAGGTGGTCCGCGTCCGCAACTTCGTGCTCGACCCGGCGAAGCTCCAGGACGCGCCGGACCTCTTCCGGGTGCGCGAAGATTCGTACGCGTATGTCATGAGCGACCGGGTGCTCCAGGAACTGAAGGGCATCCAGCCGCGCGTCACCAACTTCGTCTTCGAAGAGCTGGACCAGGTCCCCTCGAAGGCGTCTGGGGCGCGGAGCTCCTAG